The Clostridia bacterium genome includes a window with the following:
- a CDS encoding GNAT family N-acetyltransferase, protein MTGRKTASVRDLHLGGQSQSIGVRGPLRILVASAEDVSAIKKIADDHRTDCGFIPKAAFLEAVDKGWLLVAKVHGVVAGFVRFRHRRDKTTTVYEIALANHFKRQGIGTELVFALTEHARQRNQLEIFLKCPANLPANHFYSSLGFQLVRVDSGKRRDLNVWRFGL, encoded by the coding sequence TTGACAGGTAGAAAGACAGCGAGCGTAAGGGATTTGCATCTTGGCGGGCAGTCTCAGAGTATTGGGGTGAGAGGGCCTCTTCGCATCTTGGTGGCCAGCGCGGAGGACGTGTCGGCCATTAAGAAAATAGCGGACGACCATCGAACTGACTGCGGATTCATTCCCAAGGCTGCATTTCTTGAAGCAGTGGACAAAGGGTGGCTTCTTGTAGCGAAGGTTCACGGTGTCGTAGCTGGATTCGTTCGCTTCCGGCACCGCCGCGACAAGACCACTACTGTTTACGAGATCGCTCTAGCCAACCATTTCAAGCGACAAGGGATTGGGACGGAGCTGGTCTTTGCTCTAACGGAACATGCTCGCCAACGTAATCAGCTAGAAATCTTCCTTAAATGCCCTGCTAATTTGCCTGCTAATCATTTCTATTCTTCGTTAGGCTTTCAGTTAGTGCGAGTAGACAGCGGCAAGAGACGCGATTTGAATGTGTGGAGGTTCGGGCTCTAG